Proteins co-encoded in one uncultured Flavobacterium sp. genomic window:
- a CDS encoding type IX secretion system membrane protein PorP/SprF has translation MRIKLLTLAVLFTGFLCSAQQDSQFTQYMYNTININPAYAGSRGALSVFGLYRTQWVGLEGAPETSSFSVNTPINNSNLGVGVSLVNDKIGPINENNLSADLSYTIQTSANFKLSFGIKGTANLFNLDINKLNPEDQGDPQFQDLNNKFSPNIGAGVYWHSDKAYIGLSIPNFIETNRYDDNDIAIYKDKINYYLIAGYVFDLDHYQYIKFKPALLAKMVEGAPLQVDASANFMFNDKFVVGVSYRWSAALSATVGFQVTDGLYIGYGYDHETTNLSHYNSGSYEIFLRYEFFKNNGKITTPRFF, from the coding sequence ATGAGAATAAAACTTTTAACATTGGCTGTTCTATTTACTGGGTTTCTGTGTTCGGCGCAACAAGATTCTCAGTTTACCCAATATATGTACAATACGATAAATATCAATCCGGCTTATGCAGGATCGAGAGGTGCTTTGAGTGTTTTTGGTTTATACAGAACACAATGGGTTGGACTTGAAGGAGCGCCGGAAACCAGCAGTTTTTCGGTTAATACACCAATAAATAACAGCAATTTAGGTGTAGGAGTTTCATTAGTGAACGATAAAATCGGTCCGATAAATGAAAATAATTTATCGGCAGATCTTTCTTATACGATACAAACTTCTGCAAATTTTAAACTTTCATTTGGTATTAAAGGAACAGCAAATTTATTCAATTTAGATATCAATAAATTAAATCCCGAAGACCAGGGAGATCCTCAGTTTCAGGATTTAAATAATAAATTTTCTCCAAATATAGGAGCTGGGGTATACTGGCATTCTGATAAAGCTTATATCGGATTATCTATTCCAAATTTCATTGAAACCAATCGCTATGATGATAACGATATAGCGATTTATAAGGATAAAATTAATTATTACTTAATTGCAGGCTATGTATTCGATTTAGACCATTACCAATACATTAAGTTTAAACCCGCTTTACTTGCCAAAATGGTCGAAGGAGCGCCATTGCAGGTAGATGCTTCCGCTAATTTTATGTTCAACGATAAATTTGTTGTTGGAGTTTCCTACCGTTGGAGTGCCGCATTAAGTGCGACAGTTGGTTTTCAGGTCACAGATGGTCTTTATATAGGATATGGTTATGACCATGAAACTACAAACTTAAGTCATTATAATTCAGGATCATATGAGATTTTCCTTCGTTATGAATTCTTTAAAAACAATGGCAAAATTACAACTCCACGTTTCTTCTAA